One Paenisporosarcina sp. FSL H8-0542 genomic region harbors:
- a CDS encoding FtsW/RodA/SpoVE family cell cycle protein: protein MENNKGFADRFDWTLAFILLLLFIVSLFAISSAQSSGQYPINFIPRQVLWYIVGAVIIGFTMLFEPEQYKKMSWVLYAIGILILIALVLAPGGEGQIAEKRGGAKSWFHLPGIGSIQPSEFMKTFFILAMARMISNHHENFVSKTMKTDLILLGKIMATALIPLLFIMQQPDLGTSLVFLAITAAMIIVGGVTWKLIVPIFAGTALIGGSLLWMAVFMQDFLSEKFGFKAYQFGRIYSWLDPYSYSTSEGYNLINAMTAIGSGGITGKGYQGREVYVPENHTDFIFTVIGEEYGFIGASIVVSLFFLLIYHLTKITLTLKDPFSTYVCAGIIAMITFHVFQNIGMTIQLLPITGIPLPFISYGGSSLMGNMLALGLVFSMKFHHRTYMFGSSDDE from the coding sequence ATGGAAAATAACAAAGGATTTGCTGATCGTTTCGACTGGACGTTGGCTTTTATATTATTACTGCTATTCATTGTAAGTTTGTTCGCAATTTCGTCTGCACAATCATCAGGTCAATACCCGATTAATTTCATCCCTAGACAAGTTTTATGGTACATCGTGGGTGCAGTGATTATAGGATTCACTATGTTATTCGAACCCGAACAATATAAAAAGATGTCGTGGGTTCTTTATGCTATTGGGATTCTCATTTTAATTGCCCTTGTTTTGGCACCGGGCGGCGAAGGTCAAATCGCTGAAAAACGTGGTGGAGCAAAAAGTTGGTTCCACTTACCGGGTATCGGGAGCATTCAACCGTCGGAATTCATGAAAACGTTCTTTATTTTAGCAATGGCACGCATGATTAGTAATCATCATGAAAATTTCGTGTCAAAAACAATGAAAACAGACCTAATTCTATTGGGGAAAATCATGGCGACGGCACTTATACCTTTACTGTTCATCATGCAACAGCCAGACCTTGGTACTTCACTTGTATTTTTGGCCATCACCGCAGCAATGATTATTGTGGGTGGTGTCACATGGAAGTTGATTGTTCCGATTTTTGCGGGAACCGCTTTAATCGGAGGTTCCTTACTCTGGATGGCTGTTTTCATGCAGGATTTTCTTTCGGAAAAATTCGGCTTTAAGGCTTATCAGTTCGGTCGTATTTATTCATGGCTTGATCCGTATTCCTATTCAACATCGGAAGGCTATAACTTGATTAATGCGATGACCGCAATCGGCTCTGGTGGAATTACCGGTAAAGGCTATCAAGGACGTGAAGTATACGTTCCTGAAAATCATACAGATTTTATATTCACGGTAATCGGTGAAGAGTATGGATTTATTGGCGCAAGTATTGTCGTGAGTCTGTTTTTCTTGCTGATTTACCACTTGACCAAAATTACATTAACGCTGAAAGATCCATTTAGTACGTATGTATGTGCCGGCATTATTGCCATGATTACATTCCACGTATTCCAAAACATCGGGATGACCATTCAGCTATTACCGATAACGGGTATCCCGCTTCCTTTTATCAGTTATGGGGGTAGTTCGTTAATGGGGAATATGCTGGCTTTAGGATTGGTGTTCAGCATGAAATTCCATCACCGCACGTATATGTTTGGTTCTTCTGACGATGAATAA
- a CDS encoding D-alanine--D-alanine ligase — translation MKKRIGLLYGGKSAEHEVSLSTARAVTQALNFNEYDVFPIYITHEGEWRKGAQLLAPVETIEQLQFDNTFNQELPNNISSFLPSQQETDENALDVIFPLLHGPNGEDGTVQGLLEVLNLPYIGNGVLASSAGMDKVIMKQLFAIAGLKQVPFVHFIRKEWQKNQENLIGKMEKELAWPVFVKPANLGSSVGISKASTREELIAAVDMALKYDRKIIVEQGIKAREIEMGVLGNDSPKCSVPGEIKPLKDFYDYQAKYKDGNTAMIIPADVTEEVEATLQDNAIKAFKVLDCSGLVRADFFVTDANEVLINEVNTLPGFTPFSMFPLLWQHTGVNYAELIDQLIELAIERHAEKQQLHYTMD, via the coding sequence ATGAAAAAAAGAATAGGTTTATTATACGGTGGGAAATCCGCCGAACATGAAGTATCTTTATCGACAGCTCGTGCAGTGACACAAGCTTTAAATTTCAATGAATATGATGTGTTTCCAATATACATTACACATGAAGGCGAATGGCGTAAAGGTGCCCAATTATTGGCGCCGGTAGAAACAATTGAACAATTGCAATTTGATAATACATTCAATCAAGAATTGCCTAATAATATTTCAAGCTTCTTACCGTCTCAACAGGAGACAGACGAAAACGCGCTGGACGTGATTTTCCCTCTTTTACATGGACCAAATGGCGAAGATGGAACGGTACAGGGATTGCTTGAAGTATTGAATCTTCCTTACATCGGTAATGGTGTTCTAGCATCTTCTGCCGGAATGGATAAAGTCATCATGAAACAGCTCTTCGCGATTGCTGGTCTGAAACAAGTACCATTCGTTCATTTCATCCGTAAAGAATGGCAAAAAAACCAAGAGAATTTGATTGGGAAAATGGAGAAAGAACTAGCTTGGCCAGTTTTCGTTAAACCGGCAAACCTCGGTTCAAGTGTGGGAATCAGCAAAGCCTCAACTCGTGAAGAGTTAATCGCAGCTGTGGATATGGCATTGAAGTACGATCGCAAAATTATCGTCGAACAGGGCATTAAAGCACGTGAAATTGAAATGGGTGTACTAGGTAACGATTCGCCGAAATGTTCTGTGCCAGGTGAAATCAAACCGTTGAAAGATTTTTATGATTACCAAGCAAAATACAAAGACGGCAACACGGCGATGATAATTCCTGCGGACGTCACTGAAGAAGTGGAAGCTACTTTGCAAGACAACGCAATCAAGGCTTTTAAAGTATTGGATTGCTCAGGACTAGTGAGAGCTGACTTCTTTGTAACGGATGCAAATGAAGTGCTAATTAATGAAGTGAATACATTACCTGGCTTTACGCCATTCAGTATGTTCCCATTGTTATGGCAGCACACAGGCGTGAATTACGCGGAATTAATCGATCAGCTGATTGAGCTTGCGATCGAAAGACATGCCGAAAAACAACAACTACACTATACAATGGATTGA
- the murF gene encoding UDP-N-acetylmuramoyl-tripeptide--D-alanyl-D-alanine ligase: MKKSLQTVAGWLNINDEVKPNVTVSGVSINTKTIQPGDLFIPFKGEKVNGHQYVTQAFEKGASAALWQKDEPNPPQNLPLLFVEDSEIALQQMARAYRKDHPATFIGITGSNGKTSTKDLVAGVLSPYFRVQKTAGNFNNNLGLPITILSLDEDTEFAILEMGMSGYGEIEFLSNLAKPHHVAITNIGEAHMQDLGSREGIAKAKFEIIAGLQGNGCLFYDGDEPLLKPFIQKFNDENGSSTIKTISFGTNTSNDISAQSILATENGSEFDVTGLIESHFMIPVLGKHQVKNALVAILIAKEAGLSNEQILDSLKNVSLTDMRMQVIPAKNGSLFINDAYNAAPTSMSAAITFIRETTIRPEKWLVLGDMLELGSEEQAYHEDLANQIKSEDFAGVCLYGPRMKWLYDKLQKSFDERHLIWSEKDYEPIRTMLESHTSADSITLIKGSRGMALEHVIN, encoded by the coding sequence TTGAAAAAATCATTACAAACAGTTGCTGGGTGGTTAAACATAAATGACGAAGTAAAACCGAATGTCACGGTAAGTGGCGTATCGATCAATACTAAAACCATTCAACCTGGAGATTTATTCATTCCGTTCAAAGGTGAAAAAGTGAATGGTCATCAATATGTGACTCAAGCTTTTGAAAAAGGAGCATCAGCAGCTCTTTGGCAGAAGGATGAACCAAATCCTCCACAAAATCTCCCTTTGCTTTTTGTGGAAGACAGTGAAATAGCGTTGCAGCAAATGGCACGCGCATATCGGAAAGATCATCCGGCAACGTTCATTGGCATTACGGGATCAAATGGGAAAACATCCACTAAAGATTTGGTGGCGGGTGTACTATCTCCTTATTTCCGTGTCCAAAAAACGGCAGGAAACTTCAACAATAACTTGGGATTACCGATTACGATCTTATCGTTGGATGAAGACACAGAGTTTGCCATCCTTGAAATGGGTATGAGTGGCTATGGAGAAATTGAGTTCCTTTCAAACTTGGCAAAACCGCATCACGTTGCGATAACCAACATCGGCGAAGCCCATATGCAAGACTTAGGTTCGCGTGAAGGAATTGCCAAAGCGAAGTTTGAAATCATTGCCGGCTTACAAGGTAATGGGTGTCTATTTTATGATGGAGACGAACCGCTTTTGAAGCCATTCATTCAAAAGTTCAATGATGAAAATGGATCTTCTACTATTAAAACCATTTCATTCGGGACAAATACGTCAAATGACATTTCAGCTCAATCGATTCTAGCGACGGAGAATGGCAGTGAGTTTGATGTGACTGGACTTATTGAATCACATTTTATGATTCCGGTTTTAGGAAAGCATCAAGTCAAAAATGCATTGGTTGCGATATTGATTGCCAAAGAGGCTGGCTTATCAAACGAACAAATTCTGGATTCCTTGAAAAATGTTTCACTTACAGACATGCGGATGCAAGTCATTCCTGCCAAGAACGGTTCATTGTTTATCAACGATGCGTATAATGCAGCACCGACTTCAATGAGTGCCGCCATTACCTTTATTCGTGAAACAACAATTCGTCCTGAAAAGTGGCTGGTTCTTGGGGATATGCTGGAACTAGGTTCTGAAGAACAGGCCTATCATGAAGACTTAGCCAATCAGATTAAATCGGAAGATTTTGCTGGTGTCTGCTTATATGGTCCACGCATGAAATGGTTATATGACAAGTTGCAGAAATCGTTCGATGAAAGACATCTAATTTGGTCGGAAAAGGATTATGAACCGATTCGCACTATGTTGGAAAGCCATACATCAGCAGATTCCATCACTTTAATAAAAGGATCTCGTGGAATGGCACTAGAACATGTGATTAATTAA
- a CDS encoding alpha/beta fold hydrolase, which translates to MKTGLLCIHGFTGGPYEIEPFVQNIEEKTDWIVKVPTLPGHGPTLSLTELTAENWMMEAEQALRLLQKQVDRVFVVGFSMGGLIALYLSLRYKIDRLVLLSASAKYINGVQILEDVKDIVADVVQGNLSTNAFYHLYEYKLTHTPIRAAIEFMRVVKMVEPYYESVTVPVCIVQGKKDGIVPFTSAQYLYDRLGSEEKSMVTSECGKHLICYSEDCDEWFDEVLSFLEKNEKTNYYDCG; encoded by the coding sequence ATGAAAACCGGTCTATTATGCATTCATGGATTTACAGGAGGTCCGTATGAAATTGAGCCTTTTGTGCAAAATATTGAAGAGAAAACGGATTGGATTGTCAAAGTCCCTACGTTGCCTGGACATGGACCTACATTATCATTAACAGAGTTGACGGCGGAAAATTGGATGATGGAAGCTGAACAGGCCTTGAGACTATTGCAAAAGCAAGTGGACAGAGTGTTCGTTGTCGGTTTTTCAATGGGTGGACTGATTGCCCTTTATTTATCTTTGCGCTACAAGATTGACCGTCTCGTTCTTCTCAGTGCATCTGCTAAATACATTAATGGCGTTCAAATATTGGAAGATGTTAAAGATATCGTAGCTGATGTCGTGCAAGGGAATCTTTCAACCAATGCGTTTTACCATTTATACGAATACAAATTAACTCATACGCCAATTCGAGCCGCGATTGAGTTTATGCGAGTCGTAAAAATGGTCGAGCCTTATTATGAGTCAGTCACAGTACCGGTATGTATTGTGCAAGGCAAAAAAGATGGGATTGTCCCATTCACTTCTGCACAATATTTGTACGATCGATTGGGATCAGAAGAGAAAAGCATGGTTACTTCAGAATGCGGCAAGCATCTCATATGCTATAGCGAGGATTGCGATGAATGGTTCGATGAAGTGTTAAGTTTTTTGGAAAAGAATGAGAAAACTAATTATTACGACTGTGGTTGA
- a CDS encoding DEAD/DEAH box helicase, with the protein MTNFSELNISESTLKSVKRMGFEEATPIQEGTIKFAMEGRDIIGQAQTGTGKTAAFGIPLVEKVDPKNSNIQGLIIAPTRELAIQVSEELYKIGQDKRVKILSVYGGQEIGRQIRALKNNPHVIVGTPGRILDHINRRTLKLDNVQTLILDEADEMLNMGFIEDINTIMESVPAERQTLLFSATMPTPIRKIAEKFMKTPEVVKIQSKEMTVENIEQFFVKSHEREKFDILSRVINVHQPELAIIFGRTKRRVDELSHALSIRGYLAEGIHGDLSQAKRMSVLRQFKENKIDILVATDVAARGLDISGVTHVYNYDIPQDPESYVHRIGRTGRAGKSGVAVTFVTPREMGYLRIVEETTKKRMSPLRPPSSDEALIGQQRLAVESLSEIVDKNNIGDYRSFATELLEKYEAVDVIAAALKSMTREPSDTPVSISEERPLPARKERSGGGGRSGGGGYKGNNRSGGGRSSSGSGRSSDRGPSRRTGGRDGASSSSSREGSSSRGGRPRTSSRRES; encoded by the coding sequence TTGACAAATTTTTCAGAATTAAATATTAGCGAATCAACATTAAAATCCGTAAAACGTATGGGTTTTGAAGAAGCAACACCAATCCAAGAAGGTACAATCAAATTTGCAATGGAAGGCCGCGATATTATCGGTCAAGCACAAACAGGAACTGGTAAAACAGCAGCGTTTGGTATTCCGTTGGTTGAAAAGGTTGACCCAAAAAACTCTAACATCCAAGGTTTAATTATTGCACCGACTCGTGAATTGGCGATTCAAGTTTCAGAAGAACTTTACAAAATCGGCCAAGACAAACGTGTGAAAATTTTATCTGTATATGGTGGACAAGAAATCGGACGTCAAATCCGTGCATTGAAAAATAACCCACATGTAATCGTCGGTACACCTGGTCGTATTCTTGATCATATTAACCGTCGTACATTGAAACTTGATAACGTTCAAACGCTTATTTTAGACGAAGCGGATGAAATGTTAAACATGGGCTTCATTGAAGATATCAACACAATTATGGAAAGTGTTCCAGCAGAACGTCAAACATTGCTGTTCTCGGCTACAATGCCAACACCAATCCGTAAAATTGCTGAGAAATTCATGAAAACGCCTGAAGTAGTTAAAATTCAATCAAAAGAAATGACAGTTGAAAACATCGAGCAATTTTTCGTTAAATCGCATGAGCGTGAAAAATTCGATATCCTTTCTCGTGTTATTAACGTACACCAACCTGAACTTGCAATTATCTTCGGTCGTACAAAACGTCGCGTAGACGAATTGTCACATGCTCTAAGCATCCGTGGTTATTTAGCAGAAGGTATTCATGGTGATTTAAGCCAAGCGAAACGTATGTCAGTTCTTCGTCAATTTAAAGAAAACAAAATTGACATCCTTGTTGCAACAGACGTAGCTGCTCGTGGACTTGATATCTCTGGTGTTACTCACGTTTACAACTATGATATTCCACAAGATCCTGAAAGCTATGTTCACCGTATCGGTCGTACTGGCCGTGCAGGTAAAAGTGGTGTGGCAGTAACTTTCGTTACTCCACGTGAAATGGGTTACTTACGTATCGTTGAAGAAACAACGAAAAAACGTATGTCACCACTTCGTCCACCAAGCTCAGATGAGGCATTAATTGGTCAACAGCGTTTAGCGGTTGAATCATTATCTGAAATTGTAGACAAAAACAATATCGGTGATTACCGTTCATTCGCAACGGAATTACTTGAGAAATATGAAGCAGTTGACGTAATCGCTGCTGCATTGAAATCAATGACTCGCGAACCAAGTGATACACCTGTATCAATCTCTGAAGAACGCCCATTGCCAGCTCGTAAAGAGCGCAGCGGTGGTGGCGGACGCAGCGGCGGCGGTGGCTATAAAGGCAACAACCGTAGCGGTGGAGGCAGATCTTCTTCAGGTTCAGGTCGTAGCTCAGATCGTGGTCCATCTCGCCGTACTGGCGGTCGTGACGGAGCTTCTTCTTCTTCTTCACGTGAGGGCTCTTCAAGCCGCGGTGGACGTCCACGTACATCTTCACGTCGTGAAAGCTAA
- a CDS encoding PH domain-containing protein, whose translation MRNEPINQISPKGLKVWRLYGLMHSAIIWLLAIGAGVLNWWLEGPWWVWVICVVLPILYTYIFVYFFPKLRWLRWRYEVREQEIELQHGLFVIKRTLVPMVRVQHVDTEQGPILRKYDLASITISTAATNHTIPALITSEADEMRIRISTLARVAEDDV comes from the coding sequence ATGAGAAATGAACCAATTAATCAGATCTCACCAAAAGGATTAAAGGTATGGAGATTGTACGGCTTGATGCATTCCGCCATTATATGGTTATTGGCAATAGGTGCCGGAGTCTTAAATTGGTGGTTGGAAGGGCCATGGTGGGTATGGGTTATTTGTGTAGTGCTTCCTATACTATATACATACATATTTGTTTATTTTTTTCCTAAATTACGATGGCTTCGTTGGAGATATGAAGTTAGGGAACAGGAAATTGAACTTCAGCACGGACTCTTTGTCATCAAGCGGACACTAGTGCCAATGGTTCGGGTCCAGCATGTAGATACGGAACAAGGACCCATTTTACGCAAATATGATTTAGCTTCTATTACAATCTCGACTGCTGCAACAAATCATACGATTCCGGCACTTATTACAAGTGAAGCGGACGAAATGAGAATTCGCATATCGACACTTGCAAGGGTGGCGGAAGATGATGTCTAA
- a CDS encoding PH domain-containing protein, producing the protein MSNERFKLHPISAVVNFIKGLKDLILPFVFIFVVNGFQGDSSGGGHWTDFVPYIVGFLVLAFILGSGIIKWKRFVYWFEEDELRIEYGLFVKKKRYIPFERIQSLNYTESILHRPFKLVKVTIETAGSGSAKEAEAELTAITRDNAKRIETELANAKKRKTSLTKAEVTLTEDQNHESDLDSAVPIYKMSMKDLIILATTSGGIGVVFSGLAVFMSQFSDIIPYKEIYDEFVVFLKFGFFIVAISIFMVLLFAWLISVILTTLNYYQFTIVQENDQIVLTRGLLEKKKVSIPIGRVQGIRIVENPLRQLFGYCTVIVESAGGSLEEQDKNIKLFPLVKKSVIKQPLNQLFVDFDFEPEWTSSPKQAKSFYYRLDFLWMIPVMVAVSYFYYPYGLLSLFLFPIVILLALWQHHSAAFALNRNQLSLRYRGISKYTFFIEKKRMQSLQMKQSPFQKRKKLASIQTTIKSGMLGTTAKVDHLNVKDIEEVMTWYEPSKYEAIEKGQPQ; encoded by the coding sequence ATGTCTAACGAACGTTTTAAACTCCATCCAATTTCAGCAGTGGTAAATTTCATTAAAGGCTTAAAGGATTTAATTTTACCGTTTGTCTTCATTTTTGTTGTAAATGGATTTCAAGGCGATTCCTCGGGAGGCGGCCATTGGACGGATTTTGTTCCTTATATTGTGGGGTTTTTGGTACTGGCGTTCATTTTGGGTAGTGGAATCATCAAGTGGAAACGTTTTGTTTACTGGTTTGAAGAGGATGAATTACGGATTGAATATGGATTGTTTGTAAAGAAAAAACGCTATATTCCTTTTGAACGTATTCAAAGCTTGAACTATACCGAAAGTATTTTACATCGACCTTTCAAACTTGTAAAAGTAACGATTGAGACCGCTGGTTCAGGATCTGCAAAAGAAGCAGAAGCAGAACTTACAGCCATCACCAGAGATAATGCAAAGCGGATCGAAACAGAATTGGCGAATGCAAAAAAACGTAAAACGTCTTTAACGAAAGCTGAAGTAACATTAACGGAAGATCAAAACCATGAATCGGACTTAGATTCTGCTGTTCCAATTTATAAAATGTCCATGAAGGATTTAATCATTCTGGCCACTACATCTGGAGGGATTGGTGTCGTATTCTCTGGGTTAGCTGTGTTCATGTCCCAGTTTTCGGATATCATTCCGTACAAGGAGATTTACGATGAGTTCGTTGTATTTCTGAAATTCGGCTTTTTCATTGTGGCAATTAGTATTTTTATGGTTTTATTGTTCGCATGGTTAATTTCCGTCATTCTGACGACTTTAAATTACTACCAATTTACGATTGTCCAGGAAAACGACCAGATTGTTTTAACTCGTGGTTTGCTGGAGAAGAAAAAAGTATCCATTCCAATTGGGCGTGTTCAAGGGATTCGTATTGTCGAGAATCCATTGCGCCAATTATTCGGCTATTGTACGGTTATTGTTGAAAGTGCGGGGGGTTCCCTAGAGGAACAAGATAAAAACATAAAACTATTCCCACTTGTTAAAAAAAGTGTAATCAAACAACCGTTAAATCAATTGTTCGTAGATTTCGACTTTGAACCTGAATGGACATCTTCTCCAAAACAGGCTAAATCATTTTATTATCGTCTTGACTTCTTATGGATGATTCCCGTGATGGTTGCGGTCAGTTATTTTTACTATCCATATGGATTATTGTCATTATTCCTGTTTCCGATTGTGATCCTATTGGCTCTATGGCAACATCATTCTGCTGCATTTGCACTTAATCGTAACCAGTTATCTTTGCGATACAGAGGGATTAGTAAATACACGTTCTTCATCGAAAAGAAAAGAATGCAATCTCTTCAAATGAAACAAAGTCCTTTCCAAAAAAGAAAAAAGCTCGCTTCCATTCAAACCACAATCAAGTCGGGAATGCTTGGAACAACTGCTAAAGTGGATCATTTAAACGTAAAAGATATTGAGGAAGTCATGACTTGGTACGAACCTTCCAAGTATGAAGCGATAGAAAAAGGACAGCCACAATAA
- a CDS encoding rhomboid family intramembrane serine protease codes for MFSRTENFSQYIKSYPVVSTIIALNVIIHLLTLVPVLGPVLFNYGAGVNYLISDGQWWRFITPMFLHAGLMHLLFNMFSLYLFGPELEKLAGKVRFLTIYFMAGLFGTVATFLLQDANYVHVGASGAIYGLLGAFGALVYYARKTLPQLRQIILPIIVISIVMTFLTPNINATAHLSGLAVGFLIGLSYFHPQRIISWKKRKR; via the coding sequence ATGTTTAGTCGTACAGAAAATTTTTCACAATACATTAAGTCTTACCCAGTGGTTTCTACAATTATTGCCCTTAATGTTATCATTCATTTGCTTACATTAGTCCCAGTCCTTGGCCCAGTGCTATTTAATTATGGAGCAGGTGTCAATTACCTAATCTCCGATGGACAATGGTGGCGTTTCATCACGCCAATGTTTTTGCACGCAGGTTTAATGCATTTACTGTTCAATATGTTTTCACTATATTTGTTTGGACCTGAACTTGAAAAGCTTGCAGGAAAAGTCCGTTTTTTAACCATTTATTTCATGGCTGGATTATTCGGTACCGTTGCAACTTTCCTTTTGCAAGACGCTAATTATGTTCATGTCGGTGCTAGTGGTGCTATTTACGGACTGCTCGGGGCTTTTGGTGCACTCGTGTACTATGCACGCAAAACATTACCCCAACTTCGTCAAATCATTTTACCGATCATTGTCATCAGTATCGTCATGACCTTCTTAACACCAAACATTAACGCTACCGCTCATTTAAGCGGTTTGGCTGTTGGTTTCCTGATTGGACTTAGTTACTTCCATCCTCAACGAATCATTAGCTGGAAAAAGAGAAAAAGATAG
- the acpS gene encoding holo-ACP synthase — translation MIKGIGLDVTEIERIKDAHMLTTKFKSRILTVRELERFTNLKEARQLEFLAGRFAAKEAFAKALGTGIGKHCSFQDIEVISNNVGKPVLYFKGQEVNGHVSITHTKQFAAAQVILVE, via the coding sequence ATGATTAAAGGAATTGGCTTGGATGTGACAGAAATTGAACGTATCAAAGATGCACATATGCTTACGACTAAATTTAAAAGCCGTATTCTGACTGTACGTGAATTGGAGCGCTTTACTAATTTGAAAGAAGCAAGACAACTTGAATTTTTAGCTGGTCGTTTTGCAGCGAAAGAAGCATTTGCAAAAGCATTAGGGACTGGCATAGGCAAGCATTGCAGCTTTCAGGATATTGAAGTGATTTCAAATAATGTGGGAAAACCTGTCCTGTATTTTAAAGGACAAGAAGTCAACGGTCATGTGAGTATTACACACACAAAACAATTCGCCGCTGCCCAAGTAATATTGGTTGAATAA
- a CDS encoding outer membrane lipoprotein carrier protein LolA translates to MRSRLFAGLVVLLMLLLTACGAESKEDVLKKLSSKWVDTKGYELEAQMQISTGSEPRLYDVSVWHTKPEFYRVKVSQAEEDVSQTIVRNKEGVFVITPTLGKTYKFQSDWPEKNSQAYLIGSLAQDIKADKESKMTENKNSYIFETKTRNSHQKMLPTQQIHISKKTLLPTKVSILNDQKQEQILITFDKITLGTSRSAADYKADMPSEEKTENETASKDAEVPVFKTHYPTLQWEGVDKLEEKVIKNDTQERVIMTYGGKKEFTLIQSPITKKSVDLVPVFAAGDPADLGFAIGAITDQSITWEQNGIQFFLASDSMSREEMITVASSMTADDLK, encoded by the coding sequence ATGCGTAGCCGTTTATTTGCAGGGTTAGTTGTACTGTTAATGCTTTTGTTAACAGCATGTGGGGCAGAGTCAAAAGAAGATGTGTTGAAGAAGTTGAGTAGTAAATGGGTTGACACGAAAGGGTATGAGTTAGAAGCACAGATGCAAATCAGTACAGGTTCTGAACCACGTCTTTACGATGTCAGTGTGTGGCACACAAAACCAGAATTTTACCGAGTGAAAGTTAGTCAAGCGGAAGAAGATGTTTCACAAACGATTGTTCGAAATAAAGAAGGCGTATTTGTGATTACCCCTACATTAGGTAAGACTTACAAATTCCAGAGTGATTGGCCGGAAAAAAATAGCCAAGCCTATTTAATCGGGTCTTTAGCACAAGATATTAAAGCGGATAAAGAGTCAAAAATGACAGAAAACAAAAATTCGTATATCTTTGAAACAAAAACTAGAAACAGTCATCAAAAAATGTTGCCGACACAACAAATCCATATCAGTAAGAAAACATTACTTCCGACAAAAGTATCTATCTTAAATGATCAAAAACAAGAACAAATCTTGATTACTTTTGATAAGATTACATTAGGAACTTCAAGAAGTGCTGCCGATTACAAAGCGGATATGCCTTCTGAAGAAAAAACAGAGAATGAAACTGCAAGTAAAGATGCTGAGGTACCAGTATTCAAAACGCATTACCCTACTTTACAGTGGGAAGGCGTAGATAAGCTGGAGGAAAAAGTGATTAAAAATGATACACAAGAACGAGTAATCATGACGTATGGTGGTAAAAAAGAGTTTACGCTCATTCAATCTCCAATTACGAAAAAATCTGTTGACTTAGTACCTGTTTTTGCTGCTGGCGACCCTGCCGATCTTGGATTTGCAATCGGGGCCATCACAGATCAATCAATCACTTGGGAACAGAACGGCATTCAATTCTTCTTAGCATCAGATTCGATGTCTCGTGAAGAAATGATAACAGTGGCTTCATCGATGACTGCAGATGATTTAAAATAA